One genomic segment of Helianthus annuus cultivar XRQ/B chromosome 14, HanXRQr2.0-SUNRISE, whole genome shotgun sequence includes these proteins:
- the LOC110907257 gene encoding valine N-monooxygenase 1 yields the protein MSVTIILIVIMFIFVGRFLSKKSTNHSLCPLPPGPTPLPFFGCAIQMLLNKPTFRWVDKLMDQFDTPILCLRLGPSTHVIAVSSPEIACEFLKKQDEIFISRPDVLSAYLISGGYRTAVMSPYGEQWRKMKRIINREVLSPPIQKWLQPKRDEEADQVLRYIWNQIERQDSIVGGALINIRAVSQHFFGNAMRNIIFGKRFFGKGMEDGGPGEEETEHVAALFLLLKYLYAFCITDYFPWLSGKTDFDGHEKIIRTAIQNVRKYQDPLIDERIQMWNNGDRKEKSDILDVLITLENPKLTPEEIKAEFVELMMATIDNTSNAIEWTIAHMINDTMILKRAVEELEHVVGRQRLVEEQDIPQLNYIKACIKEAFRLHPFVSFVPPHVSTIDTTVAGYFIPKGSHVILSRYGVGKNPNVWPDPLLFNPDRHLHGEEKQVVLTDNNLRLISFSTGNVVVLE from the exons ATGTCTGTAACCATCATCCTCATTGTCATCATGTTCATATTTGTTGGTAGGTTTCTTAGTAAGAAATCTACAAACCACTCATTGTGTCCATTACCACCCGGTCCAACACCTTTACCGTTTTTCGGATGCGCCATTCAAATGCTCCTAAATAAACCAACTTTCCGGTGGGTCGATAAGCTTATGGACCAGTTTGACACCCCAATCCTTTGCCTCCGTCTAGGACCGTCAACCCACGTCATTGCGGTTTCATCACCAGAGATAGCATGTGAGTTCCTCAAGAAACAGGATGAAATATTCATTTCAAGGCCTGATGTCCTTTCAGCATATCTAATAAGTGGCGGATATCGCACGGCAGTCATGTCCCCATATGGAGAACAATGGAGAAAGATGAAAAGAATTATAAATCGGGAGGTGCTTTCACCACCAATACAAAAATGGCTCCAACCTAAACGTGATGAAGAAGCTGATCAAGTTCTCAGGTACATATGGAACCAAATAGAGAGACAAGATTCTATAGTTGGTGGAGCGTTAATAAACATTCGCGCTGTGAGCCAACATTTCTTTGGAAACGCAATGAGGAATATTATTTTCGGGAAAAGATTCTTTGGGAAAGGAATGGAAGATGGAGGGCCAGGTGAAGAAGAAACTGAGCATGTTGCTGCACTTTTTCTCTTGCTGAAGTATCTTTATGCGTTTTGCATCACTGATTACTTCCCATGGTTAAGTGGGAAGACAGACTTTGATGGACATGAAAAGATAATTCGGACAGCAATTCAAAATGTTCGAAAGTATCAGGATCCATTGATCGATGAACGAATTCAAATGTGGAACAATGGAGATAGAAAGGAAAAATCTGATATACTTGATGTTCTTATCACACTTGAAAATCCTAAGCTTACTCCAGAAGAGATTAAAGCCGAATTTGTT GAACTAATGATGGCCACAATTGATAATACGTCTAACGCAATTGAATGGACAATTGCTCATATGATCAATGATACTATGATCCTGAAGCGAGCAGTTGAGGAGTTGGAACATGTAGTAGGTCGCCAACGGCTAGTCGAAGAGCAAGACATACCCCAACTCAATTACATAAAAGCATGCATCAAGGAAGCTTTTAGGTTGCACCCTTTTGTATCTTTTGTTCCACCCCATGTTTCTACAATAGATACTACGGTTGCTGGTTACTTCATACCTAAGGGTAGCCATGTTATACTGAGTCGATATGGAGTGGGAAAAAATCCAAATGTGTGGCCAGATCCGTTGTTGTTTAACCCAGATCGACATCTGCATGGGGAAGAAAAACAAGTGGTTCTTACGGATAATAACCTTAGGTTGATCTCATTTAGCACAGGAAACGTGGTTGTCCTGGAATGA
- the LOC110907255 gene encoding tryptophan N-monooxygenase 1 gives MTTMLLARMLQGFTWEAPDNARSIELVENHDDICLAKPLLAIAKPRLLEWITGPIKVSNGLGPNCLIHGLGPNDTTVAGYFIPKGSHVILSRYGVGRNPNVWPDPLLFKPDRHLHGEEKQVVLTDNNLRLISFSTGKRGCPGMMLGTIMTTMLLARMLQGFTWEAPDNARSIELVENHDDICLAKPLLAIAKPRLLEWMYPTY, from the exons ATGACTACAATGTTGTTAGCGAGGATGCTCCAGGGTTTCACTTGGGAGGCACCGGATAATGCGCGGTCAATTGAATTGGTTGAAAATCACGACGACATTTGCTTAGCTAAACCGCTTTTGGCAATTGCTAAGCCACGGTTGCTTGAGTGGAT AACTGGGCCTATCAAAGTTagtaatgggctaggcccaaattgcTTAATACATGGGCTAGGGCCCAATG ATACTACGGTTGCTGGTTACTTCATACCTAAGGGTAGCCATGTTATACTGAGTCGATATGGAGTGGGAAGAAATCCAAATGTGTGGCCAGATCCGTTGTTGTTTAAACCAGATCGACATCTGCATGGGGAAGAAAAACAAGTGGTTCTTACGGATAATAACCTTAGGTTGATCTCATTTAGCACAGGGAAACGTGGTTGTCCTGGAATGATGCTAGGCACAATCATGACTACAATGTTGTTAGCGAGGATGCTCCAGGGTTTCACTTGGGAGGCACCGGATAATGCGCGGTCAATTGAATTGGTTGAAAATCACGACGACATTTGCTTAGCTAAACCGCTTTTGGCAATTGCTAAGCCACGGTTGCTTGAGTGGATGTACCCTACATATTGA